In Pseudovibrio brasiliensis, the following are encoded in one genomic region:
- the galE gene encoding UDP-glucose 4-epimerase GalE: protein MTILVTGGCGYIGSHMTWCLHDAKEDFVVIDNLSTGFDWAIPQSAKLYEGEITDLDLLQTIFRNHDITAVIHFAGSIIVPESVSNPLKYYNNNTAASRTLIEACVKNNIKHFIFSSTAAVYGDPEVIPVSEDAPLTPLSPYGTSKLMTELMLRDTAAAHDFKYTALRYFNVAGADPEGRTGQSTKNATHLIKVACEAALGKRTHLGIFGDDFDTPDGTGVRDYIHVSDLASAHYLALKRLRDGGDSIVMNAGYGDGYSVLQVIDAVKAVSDVNFEVKKEPRRAGDSPKVVADNSRIMSNLDWKPQFDDLPTIVKHALDWEKKLQFKNSL, encoded by the coding sequence ATGACCATACTTGTAACAGGCGGCTGCGGATATATTGGAAGCCATATGACGTGGTGCCTTCACGATGCCAAAGAGGACTTCGTTGTCATCGACAACCTGTCCACTGGCTTTGACTGGGCAATACCGCAGAGCGCTAAGCTTTACGAAGGTGAGATCACAGATCTTGATCTACTCCAGACGATTTTCCGCAATCACGATATTACGGCAGTTATTCACTTCGCCGGCTCAATTATTGTACCAGAATCCGTCTCTAACCCATTGAAATACTATAATAATAACACAGCAGCTTCACGCACATTGATTGAAGCATGCGTGAAGAATAACATCAAGCACTTCATCTTCTCTTCTACAGCTGCTGTTTATGGGGATCCGGAAGTTATTCCAGTTTCTGAAGATGCGCCACTAACCCCCTTAAGCCCTTACGGCACTTCCAAGCTTATGACAGAACTCATGCTGCGCGACACCGCCGCTGCACATGACTTCAAATACACTGCATTACGCTACTTCAACGTGGCAGGCGCCGACCCTGAAGGCCGCACGGGCCAATCAACCAAAAACGCCACCCATTTGATCAAGGTTGCTTGCGAGGCAGCACTCGGCAAGCGCACTCATCTTGGCATTTTTGGAGATGATTTCGACACTCCGGACGGCACCGGCGTGCGCGACTACATCCATGTGTCCGACCTCGCAAGCGCGCACTACCTCGCCCTCAAGCGCCTGCGCGATGGCGGCGACAGCATCGTCATGAACGCTGGTTATGGCGACGGCTATTCCGTTCTGCAAGTGATTGATGCCGTGAAAGCCGTCTCCGACGTAAACTTTGAGGTCAAAAAAGAACCTCGCCGCGCAGGCGACTCCCCAAAAGTGGTGGCCGACAACTCCCGGATCATGAGCAACTTGGACTGGAAGCCACAGTTCGACGACCTGCCAACAATCGTGAAGCACGCGCTGGACTGGGAAAAGAAACTCCAGTTCAAAAACAGCCTCTAA
- a CDS encoding cation diffusion facilitator family transporter, translating to MAAHGSKKVIFAALAGNTLISITKFGAAAYTGSAAMLSEGIHSLVDTGNQGLLLLGMKRAEKPADEKHPFGYGSEIYFWAFVVAIMIFAVGAGISLYEGIQKIIHPHPLESAFVAYVVLGLAIIFEGWAWTVAFKEFQKTKGKRPFMTAVRDSKDPTVFTVLFEDTAAMLGLLVALGGIWGAQTFGIVWLDGAASVVIGLILAGTAFVLALETKGLLIGESASDELVASVREILNAPSAIKGVNEIRTLHLGPNDVLLAASLDFEDALTAGAVEEVIFSLEDTIKRAHPVIGRVFLEVQAARDHQILEGE from the coding sequence ATGGCTGCCCACGGCTCCAAGAAGGTCATTTTCGCCGCCCTTGCTGGCAACACACTCATTTCAATTACCAAGTTTGGCGCCGCAGCTTACACCGGCTCAGCCGCAATGCTGTCCGAAGGCATCCACTCCCTTGTCGACACGGGCAACCAGGGCCTCTTACTGCTTGGCATGAAGCGCGCAGAAAAGCCCGCTGACGAGAAACACCCATTTGGCTACGGCTCTGAAATCTACTTCTGGGCATTTGTTGTCGCCATCATGATCTTCGCAGTCGGCGCTGGCATCTCGCTTTACGAAGGCATTCAGAAGATCATCCATCCGCACCCACTCGAATCCGCATTTGTCGCTTATGTAGTTCTGGGTCTTGCCATCATCTTCGAAGGTTGGGCCTGGACGGTCGCGTTCAAAGAATTCCAAAAAACCAAAGGCAAGCGCCCGTTCATGACGGCAGTGCGCGACAGCAAAGACCCAACGGTCTTCACCGTTCTGTTTGAAGACACCGCCGCAATGCTGGGCCTTCTTGTGGCCCTTGGCGGCATTTGGGGTGCTCAAACTTTTGGCATCGTGTGGTTGGACGGTGCGGCATCCGTCGTCATCGGCCTTATCCTTGCAGGCACCGCCTTCGTGCTCGCCCTTGAAACCAAAGGCCTCCTCATCGGCGAAAGTGCTTCTGACGAGCTTGTAGCATCGGTGCGTGAGATCCTGAACGCACCATCAGCCATTAAAGGCGTCAACGAAATCCGCACACTGCACCTTGGCCCGAATGACGTTCTCCTTGCAGCATCTCTGGATTTTGAAGACGCACTCACAGCAGGCGCCGTTGAGGAAGTCATTTTCTCGCTGGAAGATACAATCAAACGCGCGCACCCCGTGATCGGACGCGTCTTCCTCGAAGTACAGGCCGCACGTGACCATCAGATTCTTGAGGGCGAATAA
- a CDS encoding DUF192 domain-containing protein: MTVLRLAFLVFLMGVTTAFSAGMRTETVEVRSENGTHEFQVEVAETADDRAQGLMGRTDLKPDQGMLFIFPQSGLQYFWMKNTPTSLDIIFIGSDYKIKSIAANTVPFSEEIVPSGLPAKYVLEILAGRAAELGIKPGDRIIRIP; the protein is encoded by the coding sequence ATGACGGTTCTTCGATTAGCTTTTCTAGTATTCTTAATGGGTGTGACAACTGCGTTTTCAGCTGGCATGCGAACCGAAACAGTTGAGGTCCGTAGTGAAAATGGGACACACGAGTTTCAGGTTGAGGTGGCAGAAACGGCGGATGACAGGGCGCAGGGACTGATGGGGCGGACTGATCTGAAGCCGGATCAGGGAATGTTGTTTATTTTTCCGCAATCGGGTCTTCAGTACTTCTGGATGAAGAATACGCCGACTTCACTTGATATCATCTTTATTGGCTCTGACTATAAGATCAAAAGCATCGCTGCAAATACGGTACCGTTCTCCGAAGAGATTGTCCCTTCGGGATTGCCTGCAAAGTATGTACTGGAAATTCTGGCAGGCAGAGCAGCTGAGCTTGGGATCAAACCCGGAGATCGGATTATTCGCATTCCATAG